From a single Lentisphaera profundi genomic region:
- the hemG gene encoding protoporphyrinogen oxidase, producing MSQLTRKVAVVGAGLSGLATAYFLGKQLSDVEITVFEEEAVPGGKILSDQKAEFPHEKGPNGFLSSRREIFELCEELELDILFANEDAAKRYLWMDGELKRIPEGPVSMMTWGELSLKTKLSLFGDILKKPRAADDESLYDFVSQQFSEEFAMKIADPFVAGVFAADPKKLSMRSAFPAVFDAQRSHGSVIKGMKAAYKSKIEQGLAPAKRKRGRLCSLRGGMKSLPKALSERVKVRYNTEVTTLNVEDETPVLCFDGQQHEFDAVVFATPADRTSEMMAATMPGLAENLVNVPYTAVGVAVCGFRETLDIPRGFGFLVPSHEKSRVLGVLFSSQIFPDNHGEGTTFRVMYGGAREPGLLDLDKDELQAIIASELKEKLGVTVPMDFFQTIPWKKAIPMYELGHYKKVEYIENALREKSIFITGTSLYGVSMNDCIVSGQNCAEQVKNYLRSKYD from the coding sequence TCTTAGGGAAACAATTAAGTGATGTCGAAATCACTGTCTTTGAAGAAGAGGCTGTGCCAGGTGGGAAAATTCTTAGTGACCAAAAAGCGGAATTCCCCCATGAAAAAGGACCCAATGGCTTTCTTTCGAGTCGTCGTGAGATTTTTGAGCTCTGTGAAGAGCTTGAGCTAGATATTCTTTTTGCTAATGAAGATGCAGCAAAGCGTTATCTATGGATGGATGGAGAACTAAAAAGAATTCCAGAAGGACCCGTCTCAATGATGACCTGGGGTGAATTGAGCCTCAAGACTAAGTTAAGCCTCTTCGGGGATATTCTGAAAAAACCTCGAGCAGCAGATGATGAAAGCTTATATGATTTTGTTAGTCAGCAGTTTAGTGAAGAATTTGCAATGAAAATTGCCGATCCCTTCGTGGCAGGAGTCTTTGCCGCGGATCCAAAAAAACTTTCTATGAGATCCGCCTTCCCCGCAGTCTTTGATGCTCAGCGTTCCCATGGTTCAGTTATCAAAGGAATGAAAGCCGCTTATAAAAGCAAGATAGAGCAAGGTTTAGCACCAGCGAAACGCAAACGCGGTCGTTTATGCAGTCTACGTGGCGGGATGAAATCCTTGCCGAAAGCTTTGTCGGAACGTGTAAAAGTACGTTACAATACAGAAGTAACGACATTGAATGTTGAGGATGAAACACCAGTCTTATGCTTTGACGGCCAACAACATGAGTTTGATGCAGTTGTGTTTGCGACTCCCGCAGATAGGACAAGTGAAATGATGGCAGCTACGATGCCTGGGCTAGCAGAGAATTTGGTCAATGTTCCTTACACAGCCGTAGGAGTGGCGGTTTGCGGCTTTCGCGAAACATTAGATATACCAAGAGGTTTTGGTTTTTTAGTGCCGAGTCATGAAAAATCAAGGGTCCTAGGGGTGTTGTTTTCTTCGCAGATTTTCCCAGATAATCACGGTGAAGGAACTACATTTAGAGTGATGTATGGCGGTGCTCGTGAGCCTGGTTTACTCGACTTGGATAAAGATGAATTACAGGCGATTATTGCATCAGAACTTAAAGAAAAGTTAGGTGTGACAGTTCCTATGGATTTCTTTCAAACGATTCCGTGGAAGAAAGCAATTCCGATGTATGAATTAGGTCACTACAAAAAAGTGGAATATATTGAAAATGCTCTACGCGAAAAATCAATTTTTATTACTGGGACATCACTGTATGGTGTGTCCATGAATGACTGTATAGTTTCGGGGCAAAATTGTGCTGAACAAGTCAAGAATTATTTGAGATCAAAATATGACTAA